TTTTAGAGTGATGTTAGGTAGCTCCCAAGTTGCCCCTAGTCTATTttgcttttttaaaaatattaaaaaacacattaaaatattaaaaaaacacacacaaatTCACCAATGATaactattttttaacatttaaaaaaaatccaaatacacTAAGTGGCAACTTAGcattttctaaacttttattaaaaatttttatctcttatttttcaaaatctaataaagaaATTACCAAGTATTCTTAAACATTCTCAAGATTTTCCATGACCAAATATACTCATtaattcataatttaaaatcatcttccTTACTTCATGATTTATATTATGCATAGTTTTTTGTGAAAAAGATTatgttacatatttattttattttttacattattcatcaacttttaaactaataatatattaataaaataaaataagaataagatATGACTTTCCTATACAATGTGAGCACTACGAGGATGTAGCACGAGACTGGTTCCGacaagagttaaaaaaaaaaaaaaattatattttttacttttttcattcatttgttttataattttacatattttttataaaaaaattcataacattactaaaaaatattttcttaattttaaaataaataaaatttatcgaGATCCAAATGTCTATGACTATAGtatgtttttatataatataactttttatcaATGTCAACGCCATTAAATGTGAacggaaaaaatataaaataatataaaaaatcattattCCAAATCGTTCTTAAAAGAAAACTTTATGTTCCTCTTTGGATGCTTAAaagggaaataaataaatagaataagtgctctaatatttaatttcatttatttatcccATGAAACTAAAGCACCTAATAACTTTGTAACGGGGCTGACACAGCGGTCCCCATCTTTTACCTGTCGTTAAAATCCGGCCACCTTTTCCGACGTGTCCCTAAATTTCTACTACAGAATTAACTAATCTTTACAGCACCTTATTGTCTTTCTCTGCCTTTAAAAACACAAACCTCCTTGCCTTCCGAAAACCCCGTCTTCTcacctacctctctctctctctctctcaacttccGTTTTGGATGCCATGGAAATCCCTGTGATCAGCTACCTAAACGAATTCGAGCTCTCAATACCGAACTCATACTTGCTTTCTCAAGTTCTTTCGGTTTCTGGGTTTGAAGCCTCCAGCATTTGGAAAGTGGGCGCCTTGATTCTCGCCATAGTCGCATCTTTTAGCACCATAGTGAACGGAATCAAGGTTTTCATTCTCAAAATCAAGAGAGATAATTCGATAGCTTCGGAGCCTCTTTTGAAATTCGTTGACGACTATGATACCGACAGCGAAGGCGAAACTTGTTCGTCATTTTCTGACGATGGAGAAGAAGATGGCGACGACGAAGAACCCGAATCGCATCGGAGTCAACCAGTAGATGAAGATTTCCGGGTGGCAGGTGGTTCGGATCATTATGTGGAAAGCTACGAGGAGAATCGTAAATCGAAGTTCCGACGTCGGTTCTCCTGGGCGGACTTTGCCGGCGGAAGTAGCGTCGTGAAGCTGTGGGATAATCTGGGCTTGGGATTAGACTTCAACGACGACGATGATGACTCTGCAGAAAGTTTGATCTCTGTTTACGACACCAACAAGGAGTCGAGAATCAGTTCTGTGTTCGGTGGGAAGCCGGTAGCTGCGTCCACATCGCCGTCGGTGGTCGTGATGGCGAGTAGGGAGAACGGGTCCAGAGACGGCCTATCGCTGAGGCTATGGGACACGCGCGTCAGATGTCGGATACCGGCGATGCTCGGCCAGTGGCGGCCCCAGCTGGGAAAGATCGTCGGCTTAGGATACGGCGGCTTCGAGAAGATCTACGTCAGGGATGACGCCACCGGTGACCTGACGGTCGGGGACGTGAGAAAAGTCAGCTCGCCGTTAGGGAACGTAACGAGATCTGACATGGATACCTGGTGGGACGCAGACGCCGTTATTCGCCATGACGTGTTTTACGACGATTAACCATTTACCAGCCGTGAAAGGAAAGTTGACTCCGCCATAGTCGCTTTAGTATTACGCGGTTACGTCCCAGAGATTTAAAACTGGCCAAATTAAgggtcaaaattaaaaaaaaaaagatttatgtaGGGCCTATTTTGTAAATGtattttaacttattatttCCATTTTGTAATCAGTGGCATAATAGCATGGGATTCAACGGAAggttaatttactttttgattgcTTCCTTGTAATGAAACTTACATGAGAAGCAAGCTTCAACCAAAATTCTATACATTTATCTTTCCtaattttccaagaaaaatgtACACATAATTGAAGTCTATACGTTAGACCCATTGCCAATACTTGCCTTTTGAATaatagtttgtttatttttttcactttcatgGAAATAGCAACCTTAAAGTCCTCAATATTGGAGTAGtgttatttaaaagtttttacgCCAAACACTATCACACTATTATGAAATCGACAATTTTAGAGTAGTGTTATTTAAAAGTCCTTACACCACACATCATCCACGTGAATGATGTGCGgtataaaaacttttaaatataattatttttctctaaGTAAACAAGGGAATAGACTTATTATCATGAAGAGATTAGATTCTTCTAAAGTTTTTATATCTTCGGTTTATGTATCCTTGCTCAAGTGCCATTTGCGGTTTGTGGGGCCTCTTTCTCCTATCTATAACAAGTCCCTATTtcagagcattggcattgattctttaaatttattgttaaattttAGCTAGAAATGTTGTTGGATATAATGTGAACGGGTCTAGTCAATTGGAAACCTATCACAAATAATCAATAAAGATGTAACATAGGGAAGAGATAAAGCCATCAGATAAGACAATGAAAAGATGGAGGCGAAAGAAGTTGACTCAAATAGAAATGTGAAAATGACATAAGACAAACGAGATGTAACTATTCTAAAGAATGAAACAGACATctacaaaaggaaaaaatcttTACAAATCTAGACTTCTCAATATCTAAAGATTCCTCCAGAATTCTACGAGGACGACATCTTCGTCAACCTCCCTCAACCCTACTTACTTCATTGTATTGAGAATTATGTGAGGTCATGAGAGATACTAAAATCGCCAAACATAATAAATTCTGCCCCAAACAACCTGTGAATGTAAGTTTTTATACTGAGTCACGTAAGTCTTTatgtctctctctttatttacaATTTATGTGCTTTATTTATAAGTCATGGATGAACATTCGAGCACTATATCAATACCTTGGCCATTGTGGTCCATCTAACCATATTGTTAGGCTCTGATCATGTCAGAAAATTGTGTCAATGGGATCAACAAATCGCTCTTAGAACAATAGGTTGCATGACCTAGTGAAAGCTAATTCGATGTAAAAGAGGTCGGGCACTCAACAAGGGATTACAATGAGAGAGAATGAATAGAGTTTCAGATAAAAAAGGAAACCATGCCAAGATATCCACCAAGATAAGGCCCTCACCactatttattttaagatttatagtTTCAAGTGGCTAGCACCGTGGCATGCATTGCACGTCCTTGCACACAATTGTAAGGGCAAGCAAGCTTGCCCCCAAGCAACAAACAAGGAGAGCAAAAGTTGTAGAGGGCACTCGGCCTATCTGCATCACGAACAAGCAATGTCTTGCCCCCAAGCACAAGCAAGGTGAGCACTTAGTCCACTCGAGCAATAAAGTTCAAGCGAGCAATGACTCTCGCCATGTGTAGCAAGTAGGGTGGGCACCAGCCCATTCTGAGTGACAAGAATTGTGAGTGAGTAATGTAGATAACCTCCAAGTACAAGTGAGGTGGGTACGTAGCCTGTCCCATGCAATAGGCATCATGGGCAAGCAATAGAGGTTGCCCTGAGCAAAGACCACGGCTTCTGGGCGagcaaatgaaaggaaaaaaaaaaccacttcTAAGCAACAAAAATCTATGGCAAGTAACGATGCTCTCTCTAAGATAAAAGAATCACGAGCAAGCAATGAACCTTGACCTAAGAAAGGCGCAAGCTCACTCCACAGCAACAATGAGGCTCACAAGTAAGAGATGAAGCTCACCCGCAAGCAATAGAGCTTGCTCTTGCTTGGAGCATGACGAGTTGAGTCTCAAGCTTGCCAGCAGTAGCTTAATACTTGTATTTGTTTCCTTCAaactttgtatttaaatgttatTTATGCTAACAAGTCTAAATTTGGATATTCTCTCCATAAAACGCTCCAGAATTCTACAAGTCTCCAAAAGAGTATGGACAAATAGGAACACAACAATAGAATCTTTGATAAATGACACACTTTGCTACCTATTCTTATAATATCTTAGAAttctatgaataatagtgaaatggtttgattaagatattttattaagtttggataaaggagagaaaaagttgaaaaagatattctaaagttaaaaaattatttgaatataattttttaatataattttaaattttaaattgaaaaaatctgtattatttttttgttttgtttagaagtttgagaaagttgtattgggtattttgtttggataattattaggtaatgattagataaaaaaattgaagagttgaaattgaaaagtgttttttatttgaatgatgtttgaaaaggaaattatatgaaactttgtgtccaaatatgcccttaatcaacaaaACTCAAGCGTCCTAGGCTCAACCATGAATCTTGATacatgaagaaaaacaaaaaggataTGCAAGCAGtacaaaatcacataaaaaaaaatcattcaatgCTAAACAAGCTTCATCAAGAAGAAAATTACTGAAAGACGGACAACATCCATCAACCAAAAATCATTCAGCAATGAATAATCTAcgttaataaaaaatcaaaagcaGAAACTAAATTTCCAAGGTTTGCATCTCTCGAAATCACTACTTAGATTTTATTTCACTCACAAATTTGAGTTTTTGGAGTTTTCCCACCAAACCTCCTTAGGATTCCATGAAAATCCCAATGGATGAATAAGGAGGAACACACTTTGCTTGTCAGTCTTAACCAAAACAAGTTTAGACAATCCACATACCAACAGGAGCCCCATGGAGAATAAATGGAACAAAGAGGACACACAATGGTGATTAACTCTACCCATACCAAAATTTTGGAAACCTGGTCACATAACATGGAGCACTGGCTTCGGAGTCACCCTTGAGCTCTACTCAGGCACCTCAATTCTGTATCTTCACTAGAACCTACTGCCTTAGAGCACTTGTTCAAGTGCTTTAGATCTTCATCATTGCTAAGGCGGGGCTGCCTTCACTTGGGCTCTTTAAGCCCTCACCACACTTTcacaaaagaagagagagaagggaaaatccCCATAACTGTTGTCTTCAAACCACACTTGAACACCATAGAAATCAAAGGCATACCAAAAGTTAGGCGACTTCACTCAAGTTTGCAAATCTCAAATTGTTTGGATTATTTACACTAACCAGTTTTGTTTTTAGTGAAAACTTCTTAGGATTCCATGAAAATCCCAATGGATGAATAAGGAGGAATACACTTTGCTTATCCACATACCAAAACAAGTTCAGGCAATCCACATACCAAACAAGAATTCCATGGCGAATAAAGAGAACAAAGAGGACACACAATGGTGATTAACCCTACCCATACCAAAAGTTTGGAAACTTGGTCACATTACCTGGAGCACTGGTTGTAGAGTTGCCCTTAAGCTTTGCTTGGGCACCTCAGCTCCCTATCTTCATCAAAACTGAATGCCCTAGAGCCACATGCTCAAACGCGTTGGATCTTCATCATCACTAAGGTAGGGCAGCCTTCACTTGGGCAACTTAAGCCCTTAACACATTCtaacaaaagaagagaaagaagggaAAATCCCAATAATTGGTTGTCTTTAAGCCACACTTGAAAACCATAGAAATCAAACACTTACCAAAATTCAGGAGACTTCGCTCAGGTTTGTAAATCTCAAACTCTTGGTTTGGATTATTTACACTAATTGAACTGAGATCCACTGTAAATCAAGGCTAACATGACCTTGGTGACCAACACGCTTAACAAACTGAGCCCAATCTAAGTACTAGCTCAATCATGTGAGCCCGACCTATATATTGGCTCGATTAACCTAGCCCAGCCTAAATACTAGTTCGATCAAGCGAGCCCAACCTAAGTAATGTCTTGATTTTGGTGACCAAGGTTACCACAATCTTGTCGACCAGCGTGTCACCTCGGTGATCAAGGTTATCACGACCTTAGCAACCGACGTTGCATCTAAATTTTAACTTAActagtgaaccaaaaatttagaacAGTTTTGCCTGCATGTATACAAGTGTCGTAGTACCTAACATGGTTGAATTTACAAGAattgacttatatgataaggaaaataaactcaaagaaTGAGGCTTTGGCTGCCTCTTTGGGGTGGATGGAGGATGTGAGTGTCACTTTACAAATTGTGAGCGCATAGGACATGACCAAGAAATCTCTAGGTGCACGTTTGACAAGGGTGGCTTCGTCTGGTCTTTCAATGGCAAAAATTGTGGGTGTTCGGCCTCAACCTCTTCCAGAGGTAGATATTCCTATGAGGGAGCACAGATTCGACCATGGAGAAATGTTCTTTCACTTCTCTAAGGTGGAAATAAAACTCTCAGTAAAACTGTTTTGTTTTTCGGTGGCTCTGAAATTTCTTCGCAGGAGACCTTCATTGGACCATATTCGGAACTTCATTTGAAATCGATGGGGCCTGAAATCGGTCCCTGTGGTAGG
This is a stretch of genomic DNA from Carya illinoinensis cultivar Pawnee chromosome 15, C.illinoinensisPawnee_v1, whole genome shotgun sequence. It encodes these proteins:
- the LOC122296739 gene encoding uncharacterized protein LOC122296739 is translated as MEIPVISYLNEFELSIPNSYLLSQVLSVSGFEASSIWKVGALILAIVASFSTIVNGIKVFILKIKRDNSIASEPLLKFVDDYDTDSEGETCSSFSDDGEEDGDDEEPESHRSQPVDEDFRVAGGSDHYVESYEENRKSKFRRRFSWADFAGGSSVVKLWDNLGLGLDFNDDDDDSAESLISVYDTNKESRISSVFGGKPVAASTSPSVVVMASRENGSRDGLSLRLWDTRVRCRIPAMLGQWRPQLGKIVGLGYGGFEKIYVRDDATGDLTVGDVRKVSSPLGNVTRSDMDTWWDADAVIRHDVFYDD